The Nostoc sp. 'Peltigera membranacea cyanobiont' N6 genome contains the following window.
TGGCACTATTGGATGTTGCGGATGCGATTCGTCTTTACCCGGAAGTCATTGAGTATTTGCAACAGGTAAAAGAGGATAACTTTCTAGGTGAATTGGTGAAGCTTGAGGGTGGACAGGAAGCCCAGAACGCGATCGCTACTTTTCTTCACAAATACGGAATGCGATGTGTTGGAGAAATCGATCTTACGAGAACTCGTTGGAGCGAAAACCCAACCACACTTGTTCCGATGATTCTCAGTAACATCAAAAATTTTGAGCCTGGTGAAAGTCTCTCAAGATCGCTACCAACCCTCTCTACGTTCGCGCAGCGTGTCGCAGACAGACGCTACGCGAACACAGAGGTCGTTCAATTTTAACCAGCCTCGCCACAAAACCTGGATGCCAATTGGTGTTTTGCTTCGATGTTATAGCTAGCCTCCAAGATGAGCGATCGCCCAGATCACAGGTTTATATAAACTGATAGTAGAATAAATTACTATCAGTTTATATTTTTATTATGCTGACTGTTTAATCTGGGTTAAGGCTATTAACATTTCTTCTCGATTGAGATGTCGTTTCTTACCTGTTTTGGATTCTTGGATAGCATAACTCCATTTTATTCCAGCTTGTGAGCATCTTTTTCTTAAGTGTTGAACAGTCATATTTTTGGTTGTAGATAGTTGATTTTTGTTTTTGGTAGATATATTAATTTTGGATTTTTCAGTTAAGGTATCGGTTTTAATTACACTGTGTTTTATAGATGTAGTGCAGTTACAGTGTTTTTCAAAAGCGATAGATATATCTAGCAAGAATTGGAAAATAAAGAAAGTAGAAAATCCGTAAATAATAACGTAGAGAAGTCCTGTTAGGATATACTGTGCTAATTCCATTGTTTTAACTCCTGTTGATATAACTAGTAACTGGCTATTTTATGAAGCGATATGCCACCAGCTTTCTATTTAAGCGTTAGCTCGTGTGGTATTAAAAATATTTTTTTTACAACTCTATCGGTTTTGATGTTATCCCAAAACCAGAAATTTTTAATATTGGTAAATGAATTTTAATTATTTAGTTGTGGTTGCTGTCGGGAGTGTTGATAACTTTCCCATTAAGCAAAGTTTCAGCATCAAGCCAAGTTTTGATACAGAAAGTATCAAACTGAAGCAGGAATAGTGATAAGATAACTTTTGAGTTTGATTTGGTTAGATGAACTTGTTCATCTATATGTACTTAATAACTGTTCTGATATTATCTACTAACTGTACTACCATACCCCAAATAGCTTTCCAGCCAAGTATTATCCCCCAAAAGCCGCTAACAAATAGACCAAATACTGACTTGAAGAAGATAACTCCCCTGTAATTTATCTCGACATTTGATTCGGCTCTGGCATAGATAACACTATCCCCAATTTTATTTTCCAACTTCCTCATTTTTTGTTCTTCTTCTCTATCTCTTCTTTCTTCTTGTACCTTCCAACCCCAAGGGGCAAATCCCAAAATAATCGAAATTGGAAGATAGAATGGCCAGCTATATATGTAGCCAAGGGAAGCATAGATGATAAAAAAGGTTAGCCCCAAACCAGTGCGCCAAACTAAACACCAGAGGATAAAAAAACTGTCGATAATAGCGTTACGGATAACTATACTTCGGTTTTTGTGATATGACATTTTAAGCTTGCTCCCGATAACTAATATTTAAGTTTTTATTTAGGGTGATTGCATCCCTTCAGATTAAACTTAGCAGTAGTTTGGATTATCATATTGATAGTTGAAAATAGAAACTACCTAATCAATTGCAATTACCTATTTAGCCACACTAAATAAGGTTAAATCTACCAACCTATCGTAACGATGTTTGTACCTAATCCGACATAGTTACTGTTGCTGTCATTGATATCTACAATTTCATCGATTATATCTTCACGGAGTTTAAATTCAGGCAAAGTTTTGATGATTTTTTTAATAAGTTTAAAATTGAGCTATAGTTTTTAGAAAAAATAAAAATGATTAAGGTTTGACCCTTAACCATTTTTATTTTTTTGTAAAATGATGGGATATACCTATGTTTGATTCACATGGTTGGGGCGTATGCCATTAGTTGTGGTTTTTCTTGTTGCGAGACTTACTACCTGATTGCACCTTAAACCGCACCTGCTTCCCGATAGTTACCTCGGCAAGATTGCTAATATCTTTACCAGATTTATAGGCTTCAATAATTGCCTTGTTATTAGCTTGGTACTTAATAACTCTAAATTCATCAGGAAAATCTTCATCATCTACTTCTACTAGTAAGTTAGCGACTTTTGGTGGGTTATCCCTGATTTCAATTACCCTTTCTTTACCGATGTTTTTGTCATTGATTAATCCAATCTCGTGTAGGTGGATGAGGGTGCGCTTGATTTGTTCAAGTTGAGTTTTGCGACGTGAAATTACCCGGTCGTGGAGTTCGGCTACTCGCGCTTTTCTTTCCTCCCAGGTTTCAAGGTCAAGATTTAACTGGTCAACTACCCAGGCGATCGCATCGATTTTGGTTTCGATACCATCTTGAACACCCATAAGTTCTTGTAAGAGTTGTTCTACATTACCCTGTTCGCCTAACTCGCCTGCTTCTTCTATCTGTGACCAAAGTTTAGCAGCATCTAGGCTTAATTCTTTGAGAGTGAGTTGGTTGATTTCGCGTTCAATTGCTGAAGTCATAATTTACTTTTGATATAAAAAACAACTAGCAGTTAGTTGCTACTAGTTGTTGACTAAGAAGAGTTGATGCTTGAAGGGAGATTGAATTTAGTATCCGTACTGCAAGTGATAGTAGTCTGATTTTTCTTGTGCTAATTCTGCTTCGTAGTCGTAGTAATCCGCTTCGCTTATGAAGGTGCTTGTTTGTTGAATTTGCTGTGCAGATTTTACTAATTTTTGGTTAGTTTTTGGGTTAGAACTCGTAGTAGTTTTCATGTCTATACAACTTCAATTTTCAACGAAGTTGTTGCGTCAGCAAATGTTGTGATGTTGACTTATAAAGATAATATTTATCTTTTACTTTTATCATAACTATCTACTATTGATTTGTCTTAAACCACTAGTTTTTCTACCACAAAGATAGTTGTCCTGGTGATACATTTCCCCGTCTGCGCGTATGAAACAGCATATGACAACCGCTTTATATAGACAACAACAACCAATTCTACAACGTGGAAAGAACAACAACAACAGCCCTAATTTTTACGTTAGGGTAGAAACAAATTAATTTCCACAACGTAGAAAATGACCAAGGTAGAATGGGCGATATCCCCCCACACAGAATCACGATTTAGCTGTGTCTTCGACCCTGAAACCTGCCTACCCGTAGAGCCAATCCAAAGATTTTTGAACTACTGTAGAAAGCGACAATTAGCAATCAAAATAAAAGAACCGAAACTCTTCAGTGGTTGTCTGCTAGATGAAGAAGTCGCAACCTTAGCCAACGCCTGTACAACTTATAGAGACAGGTTAATTATCATGCTGCTGCGCTCAACAGGAGTGCGGCGGGGAGAACTGTTAGGATTACATCTGGAAGATGTCAAGAACTTAGATTTCAGCGGACGCATTCGGATTGTACGCAGAGAAGACAATCCTAATCGCGCAATGGCTAAAGGAAGAGAACGAGAAATCCCCATTATTTACCATCGTTCAGCTATTCAAGAGACCTTTCATGCCTACTTACTAGAAGAATATCCGCCTCAAGCCGAAACTTTGGGAGGCGGGATGTTATTCGTCAATTTATCAAGTAAATGGGTAGGGCAAGCGATGTCCTTAGTTCGCTTAAATAAATTATTTGACCAACTCCACAAACGAACAGGAATTAAAGCACATCCGCACTTATTTCGCCATACCTTCGCTACTAGAATGCTGCAAGACAATTATCTTGACCAATATGTACAACAGCTTTTAGGACATCGTTCAATTGCCACAACGAAAGACATTTACAGTCATGTTCTCGATGAAATGACCCTAGACCAATACTTAAGATAAGAAGAAAATTAATGGCAGAAGCATTTGCACCGCAAGCATTACAGGAGCGAATCACACTCTCTGAGTTAGGGAAACAGTGGATTAATGATCCTTTGATGAATCAAGATGTTTGGTCACTGTTAGAATTGGGTTATAGCCAAGAAGAATGCCGAATTAATGGACATTATCATCTTTACTTTCACAAGTTTTCACTGCCTTGGTTAAAACGGCTGACTCAACTAACCATTAAAGCCAGCGTTCGAGAGCGATATTCCCTCGGTCGGATTATTCATCGAGTTGGCTGTTTAAACCATTTAGATCGTTTTTTGTGTAATTATGGATATACACAACCCCAATCTTTGACAGAAGCACTCCTCCATCAATTTATTAGCGAAATTAATAGCGGTAATCGTCAGAATGCGATTGCTTACGCCCTCAATCTTTGGAAAGAAGAACAATGGTTGGAAATTGCCTTTACCCCGATTAAACTCAAAAAAAAATCTCCTAAAATTGAAATAATTCCAGAGGAAGTACTTTACCAAATCTACGAGAAATTCGATTTATTCCCCCCGACACTTGAAAGACTTTTTCGCTTGCAATTGGTGTTAGGCTGCCGCATTGGAGAAATTCTCACTATGCCACGCCATAGCCTGAAACAGGAAGGTGACAAATGGTTCTTACTACGTTGGGTTGAAAAACGCAAACACTGGAGGTTTGTTCAGATTCATCCTTTAGTAGCTGAATTAGTTCAAGAACAGCAGAGATTTCTTGATGCTCAATTTGGGAGAGATTCTGAATTCGATAAACTATTTTGTACCGTTTATACTCATCATCAAAGTATTCCTTGGGCTGAGAGAGAACTAGACACAACACTGTTCTATAAACCCCAAACAATTACCAGATTGAGAATTAGTAACTGGCTAATTAATTTTCGAGAAGTAGCAGACTTAAAAGACAAACATGGCAACAGATTTAAACTAACTAGCCATATGTTTCGCCGCACCAAAGCCAGCATTATGGCTCATTGTGAAGTAGAGGATGAATATATCGCCGCCGTACTAGGTCACGGTTCTTTAGATATGCTACCTCATTATCGTCAGCGTTCGCTTATCAGGTTAGAAAAAGAAGCTAATCTCAAAGGTTATGTGGATATGTATGGTCGAGTTACTTCTTTTAAACCGAGAAAAACTAGGTATGAAAAATTAGCTAATCTCCTCAAAGTTAGTACACCTCTGGGAGAATGTCATCGTCCAACGATGTTAGGAGATTGTCAACATCGTTATGCCTGTTTAAGTTGTCCTCATCATCGGATAACGCCCGAAGATAAATCCCAGTTAGAAGCTGATGTGAACTGCTTACAGCAAGACCTAATTCAAGCTCAAAAAAACGGACAAGAAAGACGAGTGACTGAGATTGCTAACTTATTAGCTTTAATCAAAAATCGTTTTGATGGCTTATCAGAATTGCAAAATCTTCAAGAACATAAAACTAATGGGTAAACGCAAGCATCAACCGATTTCAATTCACCAGACTCTTGACGGTAATTTACAAGTAAATTGGTCAGATAACTATAATCACGAATTCGTTTGTCCCCTTTGTAATCGCGGACGATTGAGCCATTTTTATTACGACAAGACAACACTGTGTCAAATTCAATTAAGCTGTGAAGCTTGCCACAAATCCACTCCCCTCTCTTGCCAACTGAGAAAATCACCACCCATCTCAATTCATCAAATGCTTGACGGTACTTTGTCAGTCAATTGGAAGACAGATTATGCTGGCGAGTTTATTTGTCCCAACTGCAATCATGGAAAAATTAACAATTTTCATCACTCTCAAAAACCAATTTGTAAACTTAGACTCGAATGTGATTCATGCTCTCAGATAACCAACTTAACTTGTGAAGTTCCTCAACACCCACCTATCTCAATTCACCAGACCCTTAACGGGACTTTACAAGTCAATTGGAAGACAGATTATGCTGGTGAGTTTATCTGTCCTCAGTGCCTGAAGGGACAATTAAACAGATTTTCTTACTCGAAAGGATCTGTTTGCAAACTGAGATTGGGATGTGATTTTTGTCATCAAGTAACATACCTGACTGGTAAATTTAAACATTTACCAATTTCCATTCACCAAACTCTTCAAGGAACTCTGTCAGTCAATTGGGCAGAAAAGTATTCTGGAGAATTTATCTGTCCTCAGTGTAATCAGGGACAAATCAGCAAATTTCATTATGCTGATGGGCAAAGTCATCAACTCAAACTAGGATGTAATTCTTGCTCCCTTAAAACCCTGCTTTGTTGTCAAGTTCCACCTCAGTTTCACGGTTATCGCCAGCATTTAGTTTGCCCTAATCCCCTGTGCCATCAAATTGGCCCTGATGGACAGAAAGGGTGGATTTACGAGACATTTCAAACAACTAGCAGCCAGAGTAATTGTCGCTGTTACTTCTGCCACATAAATTTTCACCCTAACGCCACAAGTTATGGCAGTTGGGTTGGGTCTCAACAAGAAGAAACTTTATTGAATTTCTGTTTTGATGATGATGTTTGGGATTTTCGCCATTTTATCAAAAACTCACCCGTGAGAATCCTTAACTTTAAGTCAATTAAACCTGAGTGGTTTCGTATATTAGTCAAGCAATATCTATATTCTTTACTCAAATCAGGTAGGTTTTCTGCTAGTGCAAAACCGATGAATTCTCTGGTGGCTTTGCGTCAGTTTAGTCAAATTTTGAAGCCAAATAACATCCAGCATCTCTCTGAGATTAGCCGGGAACTAATTTTAAGCTTTCTCGACATCAACCAAACTAACTGTAATCGAACGATTCGAGAAAAGCTATATAACCTCAAAGATTTTTTTGATTTTTTCGGATTAGAATCTCTAAGCTTAGTTCGTCATCGAGATATTCCTAAACAGACAATTCAGGACGTGGATTGGTTGGATGAAATCACCCGTCAAGGGATTAAACAGCATCTTGATAAAATCCCTGCTCCTGTTGCTCGTCACTATTTAGTGCAAGAATATACGGCTGCTCGTCCAGGAGATATTTGTCAGATAGCTTTTGATTGTTTAGTTGAAGAAAATGGTCAATGGTATATCAAGTTTTATCAGCATAAGGTGGAACGATGGCACAGACTACCTGCCCCTCGTGAGATTAGACAAGTCATTGAACAACAACAGCAATGGATTAGGAAAACCTTTGGCTCAGACTACCCTTATCTGTTTTGTCATTTTAGAAGTATTAAACAGAGTTCTTACCCCTCGTTTTCTAGTCTCAAACCATTGCCCAATCCCCCTCAAGTAACAGCAAGTGGAAATCCAATGGTTCGTCTTATTCGTCTGTTGATAGAGCAAGAAGACATTCGTGATAGCAATGGTCAAAAACCCTATTTTAC
Protein-coding sequences here:
- a CDS encoding siphovirus Gp157 family protein, whose amino-acid sequence is MTSAIEREINQLTLKELSLDAAKLWSQIEEAGELGEQGNVEQLLQELMGVQDGIETKIDAIAWVVDQLNLDLETWEERKARVAELHDRVISRRKTQLEQIKRTLIHLHEIGLINDKNIGKERVIEIRDNPPKVANLLVEVDDEDFPDEFRVIKYQANNKAIIEAYKSGKDISNLAEVTIGKQVRFKVQSGSKSRNKKNHN
- a CDS encoding tyrosine-type recombinase/integrase, yielding MTKVEWAISPHTESRFSCVFDPETCLPVEPIQRFLNYCRKRQLAIKIKEPKLFSGCLLDEEVATLANACTTYRDRLIIMLLRSTGVRRGELLGLHLEDVKNLDFSGRIRIVRREDNPNRAMAKGREREIPIIYHRSAIQETFHAYLLEEYPPQAETLGGGMLFVNLSSKWVGQAMSLVRLNKLFDQLHKRTGIKAHPHLFRHTFATRMLQDNYLDQYVQQLLGHRSIATTKDIYSHVLDEMTLDQYLR
- a CDS encoding tyrosine-type recombinase/integrase encodes the protein MAEAFAPQALQERITLSELGKQWINDPLMNQDVWSLLELGYSQEECRINGHYHLYFHKFSLPWLKRLTQLTIKASVRERYSLGRIIHRVGCLNHLDRFLCNYGYTQPQSLTEALLHQFISEINSGNRQNAIAYALNLWKEEQWLEIAFTPIKLKKKSPKIEIIPEEVLYQIYEKFDLFPPTLERLFRLQLVLGCRIGEILTMPRHSLKQEGDKWFLLRWVEKRKHWRFVQIHPLVAELVQEQQRFLDAQFGRDSEFDKLFCTVYTHHQSIPWAERELDTTLFYKPQTITRLRISNWLINFREVADLKDKHGNRFKLTSHMFRRTKASIMAHCEVEDEYIAAVLGHGSLDMLPHYRQRSLIRLEKEANLKGYVDMYGRVTSFKPRKTRYEKLANLLKVSTPLGECHRPTMLGDCQHRYACLSCPHHRITPEDKSQLEADVNCLQQDLIQAQKNGQERRVTEIANLLALIKNRFDGLSELQNLQEHKTNG
- a CDS encoding integrase, which produces MGKRKHQPISIHQTLDGNLQVNWSDNYNHEFVCPLCNRGRLSHFYYDKTTLCQIQLSCEACHKSTPLSCQLRKSPPISIHQMLDGTLSVNWKTDYAGEFICPNCNHGKINNFHHSQKPICKLRLECDSCSQITNLTCEVPQHPPISIHQTLNGTLQVNWKTDYAGEFICPQCLKGQLNRFSYSKGSVCKLRLGCDFCHQVTYLTGKFKHLPISIHQTLQGTLSVNWAEKYSGEFICPQCNQGQISKFHYADGQSHQLKLGCNSCSLKTLLCCQVPPQFHGYRQHLVCPNPLCHQIGPDGQKGWIYETFQTTSSQSNCRCYFCHINFHPNATSYGSWVGSQQEETLLNFCFDDDVWDFRHFIKNSPVRILNFKSIKPEWFRILVKQYLYSLLKSGRFSASAKPMNSLVALRQFSQILKPNNIQHLSEISRELILSFLDINQTNCNRTIREKLYNLKDFFDFFGLESLSLVRHRDIPKQTIQDVDWLDEITRQGIKQHLDKIPAPVARHYLVQEYTAARPGDICQIAFDCLVEENGQWYIKFYQHKVERWHRLPAPREIRQVIEQQQQWIRKTFGSDYPYLFCHFRSIKQSSYPSFSSLKPLPNPPQVTASGNPMVRLIRLLIEQEDIRDSNGQKPYFTGKITRSSRLQEVRAKHGMEAAQLYADHLSSETTFQHYAPPTKEQVAVVDLPFQELLLNSQNRFLPWQTLPESLLKNPSSHELDLEISPRLVVYGHCTLDPKTNCIYNLYPKCYGCGSFRPSTSKLPLYERQYAGEHKRMESAKQAGAALAYEESKATLEAMDKWLSDLRKVANGEAT